CGATGTAGGTGGTGTCGACCTGGCCGAGGACCTCGATCTCGGGGAGGAGGTTTCGTTCGGCCCCGGCGAGGGGGAGGGAGGTCTGCCTCAACCGCCTGTCTGAGCGTGCATAGAGTGCCGGCGCCTCCGCGATGCCGGTCGTCCTAGCGGGGATTGGAGGGGCCGGCTTCCATGCCGGCGCCGGGCGTGCCGGGGGAGCGGAGAGGAGGTCCCTCCCGTCCAGCGCGGCCCGCACCGCCGCGGCGACGGCGTCGCAGATCTCCCTCTCACGGCTGAGGCGGACCAGTTTCTTCGTCGGGTGGACGTTCACGTCCACCTGGGCCGGGTCGACGGCCAGGGTGACGAAGGCGACAGGGTAGCGGTCTGCCGGGAGGAGGGTGCCGTAGCCCTCCTTGAGCGCCCGCACGATCGCGGGCGAGGAAACGGGGCGGGCATTGATCGAGAGGAAGACCTGGTACAGGTCGGCGCGGGAGTGCGCCGGGCGGGAGATGTAGCCCCCGACCCTCACCGCGGAGGCCTCGAATGCGAGGGGGATGAGGTCGGCGTGGAGGTCTGTCCCGAAGAGGGCGGCCGCCGTCTCCCGCAGGTCGGTCGTCCTGTGGGTGGCGACCCGCTCCTTCCCGTTGTGGACGAGGCGGAAGGAGACCTCCGGGTGGGCGAGGGCGGTCTTCTCGACGACCCCATGGATATGCGCAAGTTCCGTGTGGAGAGACTTGAGGAACTTCCGGCGCGCCGGCGTGTTGAAGAAGAGGTCGCGCACCTCCTGAGTCGTCCCCTCAGGTGCGCCGACCTCCGCGACCTCCAGCGCCCCGCCGCCCCTGATCCTGACCTGTGTCCCGGCGATGACATCGCCCCCCTTCGGCCTGGTGGTCAGGGTGACGTCGGCGATAGAGGCGATGCTCGCCAGCGCCTCGCCCCTGAAGCCCATGGTGGCGACGCGGTCGAGGTCGTCGATCCTGGCGATCTTGCTCGTGGCGTGCTCCCTGAAGGCGAGGACCGCGTCGGCGCGGTCCATGCCGACGCCGTTGTCCTGCACCCTGATCACGGTGACATGGGTGCGGTCTGTCGTCACCTCCACCCGGACGAGATCGGCGCCGGCATCGATCGCGTTCTCCACGAGTTCCTTGACGACAGACGCCGGCCTCTCGACAACCTCGCCGGCGGCGATCTGGTTGACCGTCCTCTCGTCGAGGACATGGATGACAGGTTCGGTCATGATGATCCCTCCTTGCCCACAAGCGCCTTCAGTTCATAGAGTGCGTCGAGTGCCTCGCGGGGCGTCAGGGCGTCGGGGTCGATCCTCTTCAGGGCCTCCACCGCGGGGTCGGGCTCAGCCCGCGCCTCGCAACCCGGGAAGAGGAGCATCTGGGTGAACTTCCTCTGTCTCGGCCCGCCCGCCGCGACCTCCTCCTCGGTCGCCTTCAGGATCTTCTCGGCCCTCTGCGTCACCGCCCGCGGCACGCCGGCAAGCCGCGCCACATGGATGCCGTAACTCCTGTCGGTCGCGCCCGGAATGATCGTCCGCAGGAAGACGATCTCCCCACCCGCCTCCTTCACCGCGAAGTGGTAGTTCTTCACCCTCTTCAGGTCGGCCTCCACGTCGATGAGCTGGTGGAAGTGGGTGGCGAAGAGGGTCCGCGGCCCGGTCTTCCCGCTGCCGTGGAGGAACTCGATGACGGCCCTTGCGATGGAGTAACCGTCGATGGTGCTCGTCCCCCGCCCGATCTCGTCGAGCACGACGAGGCTCCGTTCGGTGACATTGTTCAGGATGTTCGCGAGTTCCTGCATCTCGACCATGAAGGTGCTCCGCCCGCTGGAGAGGTCGTCCGAGGCCCCGACGCGGGTGAAGACCCGGTCGACGATGCCGAGGGAGGCGTGGCCGGCCGGGACAAAACTCCCGATCTGGGCCATCACCTGGATGAGGGCGACGGCACGCATGTACGTCGATTTGCCGGCCATGTTCGCCCCGGTGATGATGAGGACCTGGTCGCCGTCGCCGT
The nucleotide sequence above comes from Methanofollis sp.. Encoded proteins:
- the mutL gene encoding DNA mismatch repair endonuclease MutL, producing the protein MTEPVIHVLDERTVNQIAAGEVVERPASVVKELVENAIDAGADLVRVEVTTDRTHVTVIRVQDNGVGMDRADAVLAFREHATSKIARIDDLDRVATMGFRGEALASIASIADVTLTTRPKGGDVIAGTQVRIRGGGALEVAEVGAPEGTTQEVRDLFFNTPARRKFLKSLHTELAHIHGVVEKTALAHPEVSFRLVHNGKERVATHRTTDLRETAAALFGTDLHADLIPLAFEASAVRVGGYISRPAHSRADLYQVFLSINARPVSSPAIVRALKEGYGTLLPADRYPVAFVTLAVDPAQVDVNVHPTKKLVRLSREREICDAVAAAVRAALDGRDLLSAPPARPAPAWKPAPPIPARTTGIAEAPALYARSDRRLRQTSLPLAGAERNLLPEIEVLGQVDTTYIVGRADNHSLIVIDQHAAHERILYEQATEKQQDGQKTQELIVPVLITFTAQEAELVKDALPALEEEGFALDEFGPDTYAVSAIPIVLGRMEDPAVVRDLVSALVREAPRDPVGRREAITRRVACRGAIKAGDPLTREQMRRLVDQLAHTKSPYTCPHGRPTVLSFSPDELAAMFRRT